A region of the Vanrija pseudolonga chromosome 2, complete sequence genome:
GAGAACTACCCCGCCGTTCCCGACTGCttcgcggcgcagcaggcgcgccagcgcgccatcTTCCGCccggccgagctgcccggCGTGAACCGGTACGTGAGTGCCGAGTCCTTACTCCACTGACGGAAGGGCAACTGGCGCACGATGTACGAGGGCAACGTGATATGGTACCGGTACTGGAAGTGAGCCATGAGCTAGCTAGTCGCGGGCTGACTTCagtgtcgacgaggacgacatggGCCTCGTGGGGGCGATTATCACCGTGTACCGCGACGGCAGCATGGAGGGTGGGTTTGGGTTGGTTGGGGAGTGAGAGGGCTGACCCCGCGcaagtcgacgaggacggccaCGGCGCAGGCTGGATCTACCCCGACTATCTTGACAAGAACGTCCGCTACCTCGTGCCCATTGCGCCGCACACTATCCCGCCGACAATCCACTTCCTGCTCTCGTGGAACTTGCGCCGCTGTGCCGATGTCGGCGGCCCACTGGTTGGCGCAGAGGCGACCAAGGCCCGCAACCTCGGCGACCCGCCACCGCTCGTGCGGCCAGACTACATCACAAACTGGCACCAGCTCACGCGCCTCACCCGCGTctggctcgaggacgaggcgggctTCTGGGACAAGTACCGGTGGTACTACCTCCGTCACGCACTCTCCGACACTCTCCCAAGACCAAACGTAGGGCGATAACGCCGTGCTCTTCATAGATGCTATACTGTCTactcatcgtcgtcgtcctcgctctgCACCCCCGCGGGGGTGTTGTCCTCTGCGCCGCTAACATCGCCCGTACCGTTACCGGCTGCCGCCTCGCCagcgtcctcgccggcatcctcgtccaggtcgtcgtccgagtcctcGATGATAGCCTTGGACTTGCTGAAGGGTGTCAGTGCTGTTGACCTTCGGCATCGGTAGCACTCACAACTGCTTGCCGCCACGCCCCCGGCCGCcagtgtcgtcgtcatccgGGTCCTCACGTCGCCGTGACgactgcttcttcttctgccAGAGTCCGCTAACTTCCTCTCCTCCCACAGCACCCACCTTCGACTTCAACAGCGCCAGCGTCCTACGGCGGGCTGtgccctcatcctcctcgtcgccctcgccctcgccgtcaccaccagtcggcgccgcgtcgtccgagtcgacctCCAtatcgtcgtcatcgtcgctgtccttcctctgcttcttcttcttgctgctgcgcttcttcttgcgtGGCCGCTCGGCATCCtccccgtcgacgtcgtcatcgtcgacgaTACCCGcgtccttgcgcttcttgcgctgctcggcacGCTTCTCCTTGCGCGATTCCTCCTCGACCCGTCGTgcctcaatctcctcctgCCACTGGCGGGCCTCGTCACGTGCAgccttgcgctgctcggcaagctcggcaGCTTTGGCCTGGATCTCGGCTTGACGcttggccgcggcctcgTTGATGCGCTCCTGCTCCGCAGCACGGACACGGCGTGCTTCCTCAACACGTGCAGCTGTCTCGCCCTCGAACGCCTCCTGTTTGGCGACCTGTTCTGGTGCCTTGCGGAGAAGACCTTCACCGTAGCGAGCACGCTGgtcggccatgtcggcgtcgtagGGTAAGGGACCGCTCTTGTCATCGGCCAGAGAGCGGAAGATGCCAACGGCGTCCTGGGCGTTCTTGAGTGCGAGCTGCAGCTCGCTCAGCGTCCTCTTCGacgggtcgagcgagagcaTGATCTCAGCAGCTTTCTGCTGGATCATGGCAATGTTGTAGAGGATCGCACGGTCGCTAGGAAGGACATGCAGTGCCTGGTGGGTTAGTCACTCCGACCACGGATCCTACCCACCTTCGTCGCGTAGAACAGCGCCTGGCTCATGGCCGAGAAGTTTGACTCCTTGTTTGCGTACGCGTACCAGGCACGGCAGAGGTAGAGTAGCAGAGTAGACTTGCGTCCACCACCGGCAGAGTTAAGAGCCGCACCGTACTGTCTCGTCAGCTCTGCATCAAACCTGCGCTCAACTCACAGCCTCGAtcgcgcgctcctcctcgcccctGAGGAAGTAGCAGTGACCAATGTTCACGTTGACAGCTCCCTCGGGAAGAGAGTCCTTGATGCGGCCAAACACTGTCAAGGCCTGGCCTGCAAGCCGTGCGCGGAGCTTCGCCTCCTCCGCACTCCCCTGAGGCGGCTGAAGTGCCTTGGGAGTGAGTGTGTCCTCTGCCAGAGCGATAGCCAGGCCCTGGGCGGCGACCGCATTGGTGGGGTCGATGTTGAGTGCACGCTCGTATGCCTCAGCACTGCGGAGGAACTGCTTTGGCctgtcggccagctcggcagACGATTTAGCTTCGCGACCAAGCGTAAAGTGAAGCCAGCCAAGAGCAGTGAACGTGTACACATCGTGGCCGAACTTGAGCGTTTGAGTCGCGAAATGGTGAGCCTCTCTGTACGAGCCGATGGAGATCAAGAACTTTGTGTACACGGAGCGAACTGCGACGTTGCCCTCGTCGGAATGCAAGCACTCCTTGAGCAGGTTGTTGGCCTCGGCATTGCGACCAGCgctggcggcaagggcagcgaggcgaACCTTGGCTACGAGGGATTAGCTGGGAACGACGCACGCACATAGCCTACTCACACTCAACGTGCTCGGGATGCTGATGCAGCACATCACGGAACCACTTTGACGCCTTGACCACATCGCCAGCCTGCTCATGGGTACGGCCCAGGTCGTACGCCAGCACCGTCTTGAGCTGGTCCGCCTCCTTGGTGGTggcgtccttgagctggtGCAAGGCCTCCTGGTAccgctcctcggcgacctcaGTCGCTCCTTGTGACGAGAAGAGTGAAGCAAGGTTGGCCGACAGGCGCACAGCAGGGTAGTCGACAGGCTTGTCCTGAGACTGGCCCTGCGactcgtccacctcctccgcgtcggccttgaTCGAAATGGCGCTCTGGTAGGCAGTGATTGCCTTCTCCACGCTCTCATCCTGCCAGAGCTTGGCCAGCTCCACAaaggtgtcggcgtcgctggcgataccgcgcagcttggcccagtcctcctcggtcgtgGCAGCAGTGAAGACGTTCTGGATTTCGGAGAGGATGTTGCGAGCCGTGAGCTTGTTGCgggcctgctcgtcggcaggCATACCGAGATGTGGGTaggcgagcagcgacgcgtGCAGGACAGAAAACTCGAAGGGGCCCTTGCCACCCAGACGCTTGGCGGTCTGCTCCACAAAGTTGAGGGCCTCACGCAGGTTGCCAGTCTTGATAGCAATCTGGGCGAGGGTCAACTCGGCGATGATGTTGACGTCTTGTGggttctcggccttggcagcaGCGATAAACTTtccggcgtcggcgacatcCCCGGCGATGAATCCCAGGCGACCACGCTCCGCATTGGAAAGAACAGTACTCCTCTTGTTGTCCGAGTACTGGATCGCACGCTCCGCCAGCTTGGAAGCAACCTCCACCTTGCCAGCCTGGCCGGTGATCgtggcgagagcgagggcagcggcagtgtTCTTGTTGTTAATCTTGAACGCCGCCTGTACATTGGCCACGCCCTCCGTCTCGTACGCCAACCGGTCAGCCATCGAGAATGACGGTTCGCGGGCAGAGTTCAATGACGACAAGCCAAGGAGAAGACGAGGTGCGTAAGCTCCGGGATCCTGTCACCATTAGCACCCAACTACACAGATCTACGCACCCTCTGAAGTGCACGGGTCCATGCTGCACGTGCACGCTCCTTGTCGCCAAGGACGTATGCGCAGAGGCCGAGACCGATACGCGGATCAGGGCTCATGTCCGGGTTGAGCTGCAGCATCTTCTGATATGTCACCAAAGCTGCGTCGTGTTGCCTCCTGGAGAATTGCAGGCGGGCCTAAATAGTCAGCGATGGACAGTTGCTTCCAACTCACATGAGCCGTAAGTCCAGCCAGGTTGTTTGGCTGTCTCTGCAACAATCTGTCGACGAAAGGAGCGGCGACAGCAGGCTGTCCACGGGCAAGGTAGAGAATAACTGAGGTGTGAGCGAAGTCTCTAGGGACGCCACCTACTCTTGGCCATGGTCACGCTGATGGGTTCGTCTTCGGGGCCAGCTCCGCCTGAGCGaagcgcgtcctcggcacgctcCAGCTGCTGTGTCGCCGCGATATAGTGATCGTCTTTTGTTCTCGTGCCCTGCGGGATTACATCGTACTCTGGTCCAGTCAGTCCATTGCCCCGAAAGCGAGGCCTCATCATCCTACGCACTGGCAAATGGAGAGATGGTCTTCGGTGCCGTCCGCGCAAGCGCGAGATGCAGGTGCGCGAACATGGCGTAGAGGTTGACGAGCGCGAAGTGGTCGACTGGCCTGGCCTGGGCGAAGACTGGACGCCGTCAGTATCAGCATTTCGTACCAGAACTACTCACATTCAATaccctcgacgagcagctcctcggtCTTGTTGAGCCGTCCGGCGCGCCAGTGCTCGCGAGCAATCTTTGTCCATGTCGGGCACTCCGCATTGAAAcccttgagcgcctgggcAATGTCCTCGTACTCGgggtcgccgagcaggtcgagtggaacgtcgagctgctcgccgtcgtgcacGAGCGTAATGACGCGGTCTGCTGCGTCGATGTCGGCCATGGTGATTCGAGGCGCT
Encoded here:
- the tpr1 gene encoding Tetratricopeptide repeat protein 1, translating into MADIDAADRVITLVHDGEQLDVPLDLLGDPEYEDIAQALKGFNAECPTWTKIAREHWRAGRLNKTEELLVEGIEFFAQARPVDHFALVNLYAMFAHLHLALARTAPKTISPFAKYDVIPQGTRTKDDHYIAATQQLERAEDALRSGGAGPEDEPISVTMAKIILYLARGQPAVAAPFVDRLLQRQPNNLAGLTAHARLQFSRRQHDAALVTYQKMLQLNPDMSPDPRIGLGLCAYVLGDKERARAAWTRALQRDPGAYAPRLLLGLSSLNSAREPSFSMADRLAYETEGVANVQAAFKINNKNTAAALALATITGQAGKVEVASKLAERAIQYSDNKRSTVLSNAERGRLGFIAGDVADAGKFIAAAKAENPQDVNIIAELTLAQIAIKTGNLREALNFVEQTAKRLGGKGPFEFSVLHASLLAYPHLGMPADEQARNKLTARNILSEIQNVFTAATTEEDWAKLRGIASDADTFVELAKLWQDESVEKAITAYQSAISIKADAEEVDESQGQSQDKPVDYPAVRLSANLASLFSSQGATEVAEERYQEALHQLKDATTKEADQLKTVLAYDLGRTHEQAGDVVKASKWFRDVLHQHPEHVESKVRLAALAASAGRNAEANNLLKECLHSDEGNVAVRSVYTKFLISIGSYREAHHFATQTLKFGHDVYTFTALGWLHFTLGREAKSSAELADRPKQFLRSAEAYERALNIDPTNAVAAQGLAIALAEDTLTPKALQPPQGSAEEAKLRARLAGQALTVFGRIKDSLPEGAVNVNIGHCYFLRGEEERAIEAYGAALNSAGGGRKSTLLLYLCRAWYAYANKESNFSAMSQALFYATKALHVLPSDRAILYNIAMIQQKAAEIMLSLDPSKRTLSELQLALKNAQDAVGIFRSLADDKSGPLPYDADMADQRARYGEGLLRKAPEQVAKQEAFEGETAARVEEARRVRAAEQERINEAAAKRQAEIQAKAAELAEQRKAARDEARQWQEEIEARRVEEESRKEKRAEQRKKRKDAGIVDDDDVDGEDAERPRKKKRSSKKKKQRKDSDDDDDMEVDSDDAAPTGGDGEGEGDEEDEGTARRRTLALLKSKVGAVGGEEVSGLWQKKKQSSRRREDPDDDDTGGRGRGGKQFKSKAIIEDSDDDLDEDAGEDAGEAAAGNGTGDVSGAEDNTPAGVQSEDDDDE